The following proteins are encoded in a genomic region of Bubalus kerabau isolate K-KA32 ecotype Philippines breed swamp buffalo chromosome 15, PCC_UOA_SB_1v2, whole genome shotgun sequence:
- the LOC129628259 gene encoding folate receptor beta-like — MPWKLTPLLLFLGWMTSVCSARTRTDLLNVCMDAKHHKAEPGPEDKLHNQCTPWKKNACCSARVSQELHKDTSSLYNFTWDHCGKMEPACQRHFIQDNCLYECSPNLGPWIQEVNQKWRKERFLNVPLCKEDCQSWWEDCRTSYTCKGNWHRGWDWTSGSNKCPTGTICRTFEAYFPTPAALCEGLWSHSYKLSNYSRGSGRCIQMWFDPALGNPNEEVARFYALALTAEAWPQGIRPLLLCLALMLSLWLYD, encoded by the exons ATGCCCTGGAAACTGACACCACTTCTGCTTTTTCTGGGTTGGATGACCTCTGTGTGCAGTGCCCGGACCCGGACAGACCTGCTCAACGTCTGCATGGATGCCAAGCACCACAAGGCAGAACCCGGCCCTGAGGACAAGCTACACAACCAA tgcaCCCCCTGGAAGAAGAACGCCTGCTGCTCTGCCAGAGTCAGCCAGGAGCTGCACAAGGACACCTCCTCCTTGTATAACTTTACCTGGGACCACTGTGGCAAGatggaacctgcctgccagcgccACTTCATTCAGGACAACTGTTTGTACGAGTGCTCACCCAATCTGGGGCCCTGGATCCAGGAG GTGAACCAGAAGTGGCGCAAAGAACGGTTCCTGAACGTGCCCCTGTGCAAAGAGGACTGTCAGAGCTGGTGGGAAGACTGCCGCACCTCCTACACCTGCAAGGGCAACTGGCACAGGGGCTGGGACTGGACCTCAG GATCTAATAAGTGTCCAACTGGGACCATCTGCCGCACATTTGAGGCCTACTTCCCCACACCTGCAGCCCTGTGTGAGGGCCTCTGGAGTCACTCCTACAAGCTCAGCAACTACAGCCGGGGCAGTGGCCGCTGCATCCAGATGTGGTTCGACCCTGCCCTGGGCAACCCCAACGAGGAGGTGGCGAGATTCTATGCCTTGGCCTTGACTGCTGAGGCCTGGCCCCAGGGAATTAGACCTCTCTTGCTCTGCCTGGCCCTGATGCTGTCACTCTGGCTGTATGACTGA